The uncultured Treponema sp. genome includes a region encoding these proteins:
- a CDS encoding ATP-binding cassette domain-containing protein: protein MIELKNIGITFNKNTPDENTALKNINLSINQGDFITVIGSNGAGKSTLYNVISGTYSPTEGSIFLETENGIKDITKDKEYKRAKYIGRIFQNPLLGTAGKMSLEDNMVIASKKGFKGLKISLNNKTRNFFKEELSKLNMGLENRLGDNVELFSGGQRQALTLLMAVMSKPSLLLLDEHTAALDPSNAAIVMELTRKFAKEYNLTVMMVTHNMQHALDYGTRLLMMDSGEIIMDIGKEEKQKLTMGSIIEKFRAIKKHSLQNDQMLLQ from the coding sequence ATGATTGAGCTAAAAAACATTGGAATTACATTTAACAAAAATACTCCAGACGAAAACACCGCGCTTAAAAACATAAATCTTTCAATTAATCAAGGCGACTTTATAACTGTAATCGGAAGCAACGGAGCCGGAAAATCAACTTTGTACAATGTTATTTCCGGAACTTATTCGCCGACTGAAGGCTCAATTTTTCTTGAAACAGAAAACGGAATAAAGGACATAACTAAAGACAAAGAATACAAACGCGCAAAATATATCGGACGAATTTTCCAGAATCCGCTTTTGGGAACAGCCGGAAAAATGTCGCTTGAAGACAACATGGTAATTGCGTCAAAAAAAGGATTCAAAGGACTCAAAATCAGCCTGAACAATAAAACACGAAATTTTTTCAAGGAAGAACTTTCCAAGCTGAACATGGGACTTGAAAACCGGCTTGGCGACAATGTTGAGCTTTTTTCAGGCGGACAAAGGCAGGCTCTAACTCTTCTTATGGCTGTAATGTCAAAGCCTTCTCTTCTTTTGCTTGACGAGCACACGGCGGCTCTTGATCCTTCAAACGCTGCGATTGTAATGGAGCTTACACGGAAATTTGCAAAGGAATACAATCTTACCGTGATGATGGTAACTCACAATATGCAGCACGCGCTTGACTACGGCACAAGGCTTTTGATGATGGATTCAGGCGAAATTATAATGGACATAGGAAAAGAAGAAAAGCAAAAGCTTACAATGGGTTCAATAATCGAAAAGTTCCGCGCAATAAAAAAACATTCGCTTCAAAACGACCAGATGCTGCTTCAATAA
- a CDS encoding cation:dicarboxylase symporter family transporter, with product MRIWLKYLIGIAIGLISALVFSPSTTQGQAVLDFIVEIAVRFGRYALLPVLFFSVSISFFKLRDEKLLTKASAWTFGVIFSSSFALMLLGLVSALAIKLPRIPITTEKASEVSSFAWQTLITKLFPFSGFESLMDGAYLLPCFIFAGLAGAGAASDKNASKVAVSLFDSLSKVFYIVLSFFIEIFAVGMIAVMCRWTMDFISAISSGVYNGLIIMLTADLFIVAFIIYPLILRFLCHEMHPYRVLYASICPFLVAFFSGDTNLALALNLRHGKESLGIKRRINAFSFPLFSIFGRGGAALVQAAGFVLILRSYSSLGIPVLDVLWIAGVSFLLSFALAEIPLGGPFAAITSMCILYGRGFESGYLLLKNAVPVICAYAAGIDALTAMFGSYIIAVKTKMIQHQELRKFI from the coding sequence ATGAGAATTTGGCTTAAATATTTAATTGGCATTGCAATCGGTTTAATTTCCGCCCTTGTTTTTTCACCTTCAACAACGCAAGGACAGGCGGTTCTTGATTTTATTGTGGAAATTGCAGTCCGCTTTGGAAGATACGCGCTGCTTCCAGTTTTGTTTTTTTCTGTTTCAATTTCATTTTTTAAGCTTCGGGATGAAAAACTTTTAACAAAAGCTTCAGCCTGGACATTCGGCGTAATATTTTCTTCATCATTTGCGCTTATGCTTTTAGGACTTGTTTCCGCGCTTGCAATAAAACTTCCGCGCATTCCAATCACAACCGAAAAAGCTTCCGAAGTTTCTTCATTTGCATGGCAGACTTTGATAACAAAACTTTTTCCTTTTTCTGGATTTGAATCTTTGATGGATGGCGCATATCTTTTGCCTTGCTTTATTTTTGCAGGACTTGCAGGAGCTGGAGCCGCCAGTGATAAAAACGCTTCAAAAGTAGCCGTCAGTCTTTTTGATTCGTTAAGCAAAGTATTTTACATTGTCTTGAGCTTTTTCATTGAAATTTTCGCAGTCGGAATGATTGCCGTAATGTGCCGCTGGACAATGGATTTTATTTCAGCAATAAGCAGCGGAGTTTACAACGGACTTATAATAATGCTCACCGCGGATTTATTCATCGTGGCCTTTATTATCTATCCGCTAATATTAAGATTTCTCTGCCACGAAATGCATCCGTACAGAGTTTTGTACGCTTCAATTTGTCCTTTTTTGGTCGCATTTTTCAGCGGAGACACAAACCTTGCGCTTGCATTGAATCTTCGGCACGGAAAAGAAAGCCTTGGAATAAAAAGAAGAATCAACGCATTTTCATTTCCACTTTTTTCTATCTTTGGACGCGGAGGAGCAGCTTTAGTTCAGGCGGCGGGCTTTGTTCTGATTTTGCGCTCTTACTCAAGCCTTGGAATTCCTGTGCTGGACGTTTTGTGGATTGCAGGCGTTTCTTTCTTGCTTTCATTCGCCTTGGCAGAAATTCCTTTAGGCGGACCGTTTGCCGCAATAACTTCAATGTGCATTTTGTACGGACGTGGATTTGAATCTGGCTATCTTCTTTTGAAAAATGCAGTTCCAGTTATTTGCGCCTATGCAGCCGGAATCGACGCGCTTACCGCAATGTTCGGAAGCTACATAATCGCCGTAAAAACAAAAATGATTCAGCATCAGGAGCTTAGAAAATTCATTTAA
- a CDS encoding RsmE family RNA methyltransferase, with protein MNICLFSPEEILNPLDIQDERAQHILKILHKKEGENFSAGIIGGQAGSAVIKKISVEEKKSSDGKKTFKGGKIYFDFMPESDGKKLYPLKMIIGFPRPIQLKRLLRDMASLGVQEVHLTGTELGEKSYLKSDLATKGEAEKFLLDGSIQAGSTQVPKLFIHQTLKNCLEQIELEGKLFALDNIEPSQSLSCALKEKPQKAIAAIGSERGWTNSERQLFKQNGFELLSMGKRILRTETASTVAASLILDSMGVLD; from the coding sequence ATGAACATCTGTCTTTTTTCCCCGGAAGAAATTTTAAATCCGCTTGACATTCAAGACGAGCGCGCCCAGCACATTCTGAAAATCCTGCACAAAAAAGAAGGCGAAAATTTTTCAGCAGGAATTATCGGAGGACAAGCCGGAAGTGCAGTTATAAAAAAAATTTCAGTTGAAGAAAAAAAATCTTCCGACGGAAAAAAAACATTTAAAGGCGGAAAAATTTATTTCGACTTCATGCCTGAATCCGACGGAAAAAAACTTTACCCGCTGAAAATGATTATTGGATTTCCCCGCCCGATTCAGCTCAAACGGCTTTTGCGCGACATGGCATCTTTGGGCGTGCAGGAAGTTCACCTTACAGGAACGGAGCTTGGAGAAAAATCGTATTTAAAATCAGACCTTGCAACAAAAGGCGAAGCAGAAAAATTTCTTTTGGACGGAAGCATTCAGGCAGGCTCTACACAAGTTCCAAAACTTTTTATTCACCAAACACTAAAAAATTGCCTTGAACAAATTGAACTTGAAGGAAAACTTTTTGCGCTTGACAACATTGAACCTTCTCAAAGTCTTTCGTGTGCGTTAAAAGAAAAGCCTCAAAAAGCAATTGCCGCAATTGGAAGCGAACGCGGCTGGACAAATTCCGAACGTCAGCTTTTTAAGCAAAACGGCTTTGAGCTTTTAAGCATGGGAAAAAGAATTCTACGGACTGAAACAGCATCAACAGTCGCGGCTTCACTTATTTTGGATTCAATGGGAGTTTTAGATTAA
- a CDS encoding DUF763 domain-containing protein — MIRRTGHADLPLHVGTVPKWLADRMRDLGTLIVESLLIQYGKKEVLRRLSDPLWFQSFGAVLGMDWHSSGITTSVMYALKRGINPRAREFGLCVCGGRGKYSRRTPQELLYLSEATGLDGTSLVNASRLSAKVDGAAVQDGFQLYQHNFILSDQGDWAIVQQGMNTQTKTARRYHWCSQNLNSFVEEPHSGITGENKGLILNLTDSSAAETRNSILELSKEKPEKIIAEIKSVQKFGLPQKIQQELFEDETEIQIQNERNITLPSHHNVTEKDVDLKRLGAVLATAYESPAENFENLLLTPGLGPRTLQSLTLISEVINGTPSRFKDPARFSFAHGGKDGHPFPVPLRIYDESIRVLGDAIEKSKLGYNDKSQCINRLHAAALQIEKNCDPKADFDKAISYEKQNSVRWGGKTV, encoded by the coding sequence ATGATAAGGCGCACAGGACACGCAGACTTGCCGCTTCATGTTGGAACAGTTCCCAAGTGGCTTGCAGACAGAATGCGCGACCTTGGAACTTTAATTGTAGAATCGCTTTTAATCCAATACGGAAAAAAAGAAGTTTTGCGCAGGCTAAGCGATCCTTTGTGGTTTCAGTCGTTCGGAGCAGTTCTGGGAATGGACTGGCATTCTTCCGGAATCACCACAAGTGTAATGTACGCCTTAAAGCGTGGAATAAATCCGCGGGCAAGGGAATTCGGACTTTGCGTTTGCGGCGGAAGAGGAAAATATTCGCGCAGAACACCGCAAGAACTTTTATATTTAAGCGAAGCGACTGGCTTGGACGGAACTTCTCTTGTAAACGCAAGCAGGCTTTCAGCAAAAGTAGACGGAGCCGCAGTTCAAGACGGATTTCAACTTTATCAGCACAATTTTATTTTAAGCGACCAAGGCGACTGGGCAATCGTTCAGCAAGGCATGAACACTCAAACCAAAACAGCGCGCCGCTACCATTGGTGCTCGCAAAATTTAAATTCATTTGTTGAAGAGCCACATTCAGGAATCACAGGAGAAAATAAAGGCTTGATTTTAAATCTAACGGATTCTTCCGCAGCAGAAACAAGAAATTCAATTCTGGAACTTTCAAAAGAAAAGCCTGAAAAAATAATCGCCGAAATAAAATCCGTGCAAAAATTCGGACTTCCGCAAAAAATTCAGCAGGAGCTTTTTGAAGACGAAACTGAAATCCAAATTCAAAATGAAAGAAACATAACGCTTCCTTCTCATCACAATGTAACAGAAAAAGATGTAGATTTAAAACGTCTTGGAGCAGTTCTTGCAACCGCCTATGAAAGCCCTGCAGAAAATTTTGAAAATCTTCTTTTAACTCCGGGACTTGGTCCTAGAACATTGCAGTCCTTGACTTTAATCAGCGAAGTTATAAACGGAACTCCAAGCAGATTCAAAGACCCGGCAAGATTCAGTTTTGCCCACGGCGGAAAAGACGGACATCCATTTCCTGTTCCGCTTAGAATTTACGATGAAAGCATAAGAGTTCTTGGAGACGCAATAGAAAAATCAAAGCTCGGCTACAATGACAAAAGCCAGTGCATAAACAGGCTTCATGCAGCCGCTCTTCAAATAGAAAAAAACTGCGATCCAAAAGCTGACTTTGACAAAGCAATCAGCTACGAAAAGCAGAATTCAGTTCGCTGGGGCGGAAAGACAGTCTAG
- a CDS encoding methionine ABC transporter permease: MSQIFALVGQSSLQTLEMVFFSTLFSLVLGFPVGVLLYITNPTGISPRPILNQILSRIVNVLRSFPFIILMIVLFPLSRLMLGTSIGTEATIIPLSIAAAPFVARVIETALSEVDFGMIQAARAMGSTNWQIIYKVVIPEAFPSVISGITLTIINLIGYSAMAGTIGGGGLGDLAIRYGYQRFRTDVMIAAVVVILVLVELIQFIGTVLVNKMLSKR, translated from the coding sequence ATGAGTCAGATTTTTGCTTTAGTTGGACAGTCGTCTTTGCAGACTTTGGAAATGGTTTTCTTTTCTACATTATTTTCTCTTGTGCTTGGTTTTCCTGTGGGCGTTTTGCTTTACATTACAAATCCGACTGGAATTTCTCCGCGTCCGATTTTGAATCAGATTTTAAGCCGAATTGTAAATGTTTTGCGTTCTTTTCCGTTTATTATTTTGATGATTGTGCTTTTTCCGCTTTCACGCCTTATGCTCGGAACAAGCATTGGAACAGAAGCCACGATTATTCCGCTTAGCATTGCCGCAGCTCCTTTTGTTGCCCGCGTAATTGAAACTGCTTTAAGCGAAGTTGATTTTGGAATGATTCAGGCTGCAAGAGCGATGGGCTCGACAAACTGGCAGATTATTTACAAAGTTGTTATTCCAGAAGCTTTTCCGTCTGTGATTTCAGGAATAACTCTTACAATTATAAATTTGATTGGATATTCTGCGATGGCTGGAACAATTGGCGGTGGCGGACTTGGAGATTTGGCGATTCGATATGGCTACCAAAGATTCCGCACCGATGTAATGATTGCGGCCGTTGTTGTTATTCTTGTGCTTGTTGAGCTGATTCAGTTTATTGGAACTGTTCTTGTAAACAAAATGCTTAGCAAACGCTAG
- a CDS encoding methionine ABC transporter ATP-binding protein — MQIKLNNLKKTYSGPNGKIAAVNGISLDIPENTIFGIIGKSGAGKSSLVRLISLLEKPDEGEIFYDNDRVDNLGKRELILRRRKIGMIFQNFNLFSSRTAEKNIAYPLEICGTPKEVIKPRVQEMLKLVGLEDRGSSPISTLSGGQKQRIAIARALATQPDILFCDEATSALDPQTTTSILNLIRDIQKKMNLTVVMITHQMEVVRDACEQVAVVDSGKIVEQGSVKEIFSCPKSEVTKEFMRGISSNSKDEIVRWSDEGGQFELHFIGEKTGEPVLSRMAKLFDVEFNIRAGGIQRIKNEDIGALFVDFSGKKTEIKKALDFLREQGILVEDISGGKK; from the coding sequence ATGCAGATTAAACTTAACAATTTGAAGAAAACATATTCAGGTCCAAACGGAAAAATTGCCGCTGTAAACGGAATTTCACTGGACATTCCCGAGAATACAATTTTTGGAATAATCGGAAAAAGCGGAGCTGGAAAAAGCAGCCTTGTGCGCTTAATAAGCCTTCTTGAAAAGCCTGACGAAGGTGAAATTTTTTATGACAATGACAGAGTTGACAATCTTGGCAAACGCGAGCTGATTTTGCGCCGCAGAAAAATTGGCATGATTTTTCAAAATTTTAATCTGTTCAGTTCAAGGACTGCTGAAAAAAATATTGCTTATCCACTTGAAATTTGCGGAACTCCAAAGGAAGTTATAAAGCCGCGTGTTCAGGAGATGCTTAAACTTGTTGGGCTTGAAGACAGAGGCTCTTCTCCGATAAGCACACTTTCCGGCGGACAAAAACAGAGGATTGCAATTGCCCGCGCGCTTGCAACTCAGCCCGATATTCTTTTTTGCGATGAAGCGACGAGTGCGCTTGATCCGCAGACAACAACTTCAATTTTGAATTTAATCCGCGACATTCAGAAAAAAATGAATTTGACAGTTGTAATGATTACTCACCAGATGGAAGTTGTGCGCGATGCCTGTGAGCAGGTTGCTGTCGTTGATTCCGGCAAAATTGTGGAGCAGGGAAGCGTAAAGGAAATTTTCAGCTGTCCTAAATCAGAAGTTACAAAAGAATTTATGAGAGGAATTTCTTCGAATTCAAAAGATGAAATTGTGCGCTGGTCTGATGAAGGCGGGCAGTTTGAGCTTCATTTTATTGGAGAAAAAACCGGAGAGCCTGTTTTGAGCCGCATGGCAAAGCTGTTCGATGTGGAATTCAATATCAGGGCAGGTGGAATTCAGCGTATAAAGAATGAAGACATTGGAGCTTTGTTTGTTGATTTTTCCGGCAAAAAAACTGAAATAAAAAAGGCTCTTGATTTTTTAAGGGAGCAGGGCATTCTTGTTGAAGACATTTCTGGAGGAAAAAAATGA
- a CDS encoding RluA family pseudouridine synthase, which produces MKETLHFVKASTRYKREHKSDYGKERIEILYEDKDIVVINKASGLLSVPYPGSKSRTAIELLEKIMRKKGTFSESHRPFVVHRLDRDTSGVMMFALNERVQKKIMSSWKTMVTDRLYRAVAENPRRNHPELPDSGLIDEPLAKNACHQGYVPKKLDDKAETCEARTNFRVVLRGRTHTLFELSLDTGKKNQIRAHLASKHYPLAGDENYRARTDPFHRLALHARTLAFVHPVTGEKMSFEIPEPEEWEQYVKKGDLHPQIPIWANERKERIQYNAQIENITTPDHSLRRQARKMDFIARGKSGIK; this is translated from the coding sequence ATGAAAGAAACTTTGCATTTTGTAAAAGCCAGCACAAGATATAAGAGAGAACATAAAAGCGATTATGGAAAGGAACGCATAGAAATTCTTTATGAAGACAAGGATATTGTTGTTATAAACAAGGCTTCCGGGCTTCTTTCTGTTCCTTATCCGGGAAGCAAATCACGCACGGCGATTGAGCTTCTGGAAAAAATCATGCGTAAAAAAGGAACTTTTTCTGAAAGCCACAGGCCTTTTGTTGTTCACCGTTTGGACAGGGACACAAGCGGAGTTATGATGTTTGCCTTGAATGAAAGGGTACAGAAAAAGATAATGTCCAGCTGGAAAACTATGGTTACAGATAGACTTTACCGGGCTGTTGCGGAAAATCCTAGAAGAAATCATCCTGAATTGCCGGACTCTGGCCTTATAGATGAACCGCTTGCAAAAAATGCGTGCCATCAAGGCTATGTTCCAAAAAAACTTGATGACAAGGCTGAAACTTGCGAGGCACGCACAAATTTCCGTGTTGTGTTGCGGGGCAGAACTCATACGCTTTTTGAGCTTTCTTTGGATACAGGCAAGAAAAATCAGATAAGGGCGCATTTGGCCTCAAAGCATTATCCGCTTGCTGGAGATGAAAATTATAGGGCCAGAACTGACCCCTTTCATAGGCTTGCGCTTCATGCAAGGACTTTGGCATTTGTTCATCCTGTTACTGGAGAAAAAATGAGTTTTGAAATTCCAGAGCCAGAAGAATGGGAGCAGTATGTTAAAAAAGGCGATTTGCATCCTCAAATTCCAATTTGGGCTAACGAACGTAAGGAGCGGATTCAATACAATGCGCAGATTGAAAATATAACAACTCCCGACCATTCGTTACGTCGTCAGGCTAGAAAAATGGACTTTATTGCGCGCGGAAAATCAGGAATAAAATAA
- a CDS encoding leucine-rich repeat domain-containing protein, which yields MDLPLIDVEIPEGTTEITGTTFHNHRMVSSIKIPESVLVIGENAFADCVNLKSVELPANLMAIGKRAFYNCASLESVDIPSNITTIEEGTFEDCTGLQSIVLHENITSINEKAFANCTGIKNLVLPDNLISCAKSAFPNSEKYLPINKNYKYEDGMMFNTFNSMLLFYSGSKKNVATPEGIKGIGRRAFFGTDMESVRIREGVISIGEESFVNCGSNTKVIIPESVDFIENSAFGTSVKIFCKKTSYSENWCRNNPNCVQLEDEEF from the coding sequence ATGGATTTGCCTTTAATCGATGTTGAAATTCCAGAGGGAACAACAGAAATAACAGGAACAACTTTTCACAACCACCGCATGGTTTCATCTATAAAAATTCCAGAAAGCGTCCTTGTAATCGGGGAAAACGCTTTTGCCGACTGCGTGAATTTAAAGTCGGTTGAGCTTCCGGCAAATTTAATGGCAATCGGAAAACGTGCATTTTACAACTGCGCATCCCTTGAATCCGTGGATATTCCTTCAAACATAACTACAATTGAAGAAGGAACTTTTGAAGACTGCACCGGGCTTCAGTCAATCGTTCTGCATGAAAATATTACTTCCATAAATGAAAAAGCATTTGCAAACTGCACCGGAATAAAAAATCTTGTTCTTCCAGACAACTTGATTTCATGCGCAAAATCAGCATTTCCGAACAGCGAAAAATATCTTCCAATCAACAAAAACTACAAGTACGAAGACGGAATGATGTTCAACACATTCAATAGCATGCTTTTGTTCTACAGCGGAAGCAAAAAAAATGTCGCGACTCCTGAAGGAATAAAAGGAATCGGAAGAAGGGCATTTTTCGGAACAGACATGGAATCTGTAAGAATCAGGGAAGGCGTTATAAGCATCGGAGAAGAATCTTTTGTAAACTGCGGAAGCAACACAAAAGTAATAATTCCTGAATCAGTGGATTTTATTGAAAACAGCGCGTTCGGAACTTCTGTAAAAATCTTCTGCAAAAAAACTTCATATTCAGAAAACTGGTGCCGCAACAATCCAAATTGCGTTCAGCTTGAAGACGAAGAATTTTAA
- a CDS encoding flavocytochrome c produces MKHKNLRNSLAAAIFIVASGISIAVMSACSKPKALPDGTFSGKADGRNGAIEIEFSVKDGKITSTEILKEEETDFAKPAIKSILEKFASTGKTAGIDTVSGATITSKATLAALENAVNSARGKKSEQAKYKDTSCDIVIIGAGGAGLSAATEAASKGAKVIVLEKMGNAGGNTISATGGLNASETSIQKKLGIQDTNEQFFEDTMKGGHYKNDPELVRNMTEKSAETVDWLISIGADLTDVGKMAGSTNKRTHRPQGGAAVGSNLIPALEKAALNAGAEIRYSNKVLDIIEKDGKAAGVKVFAGSNEYTISAKAVIVATGGFGANPQMVVSYKPELEGFGTTNHKGATGDAFSWIKKFNAGLTQMEEIQTHPTVVPGNGTMITEAVRGNGAILVNRDGKRFCTEMATRDVMSKAILAQKGKTAFLVFDQDVRESLKAIETYIKNGLITQGEIAKELAEKLEIPSGEFEKTMADYAQIQKSGNDPLGRKASEMPRPLTKAPFYAVEVGPAVHHTMGGITINTKAQVLNTDGNPVPGLYAAGEVTGGIHGANRLGGNAVADICIYGKIAADTALEEIKK; encoded by the coding sequence ATGAAACACAAGAATCTACGGAATTCTTTGGCAGCGGCAATTTTTATAGTCGCGTCAGGAATTTCAATAGCTGTAATGTCAGCCTGCTCAAAGCCAAAAGCTCTGCCGGACGGAACATTTTCTGGCAAAGCAGACGGAAGAAACGGCGCAATTGAAATCGAATTTTCTGTAAAAGACGGAAAAATCACTTCAACAGAAATTTTAAAGGAAGAAGAAACCGACTTTGCAAAACCTGCAATAAAATCAATTCTTGAAAAATTCGCTTCCACAGGAAAAACTGCCGGAATCGACACAGTTTCTGGCGCAACAATAACTTCCAAGGCAACTTTAGCGGCTTTGGAAAACGCAGTAAATTCAGCGCGCGGAAAAAAATCAGAGCAAGCAAAATACAAAGACACTTCCTGCGACATTGTTATAATCGGAGCTGGCGGAGCCGGACTTTCTGCGGCAACAGAAGCTGCAAGCAAAGGCGCAAAAGTAATTGTCCTTGAAAAAATGGGAAATGCAGGCGGAAACACAATTTCTGCGACAGGCGGACTCAATGCAAGCGAAACTTCAATTCAAAAGAAACTTGGAATTCAAGACACAAACGAGCAGTTTTTTGAAGACACAATGAAAGGCGGACACTACAAGAACGACCCGGAACTTGTTCGCAACATGACTGAAAAATCCGCGGAAACTGTAGACTGGCTTATTTCAATTGGCGCAGATTTGACTGATGTTGGAAAAATGGCGGGTTCAACAAACAAACGCACTCACCGGCCGCAAGGAGGAGCTGCTGTTGGCTCAAATTTGATTCCTGCTCTTGAAAAAGCCGCATTGAACGCTGGAGCAGAAATCCGCTATTCAAACAAAGTTCTTGACATAATCGAAAAAGACGGAAAAGCAGCCGGCGTAAAAGTTTTTGCAGGAAGCAATGAATACACAATCAGCGCAAAAGCCGTGATAGTTGCAACAGGAGGATTCGGCGCAAATCCGCAGATGGTCGTTTCCTACAAACCTGAACTTGAAGGATTTGGAACTACAAACCATAAAGGCGCAACTGGAGACGCATTCAGCTGGATAAAAAAATTCAATGCCGGTCTTACTCAGATGGAAGAAATTCAAACTCACCCGACAGTTGTTCCGGGAAACGGCACAATGATAACAGAAGCTGTCCGCGGAAATGGAGCAATTCTTGTAAACCGCGACGGAAAAAGATTCTGCACAGAAATGGCAACCCGCGATGTAATGTCAAAAGCAATCCTTGCGCAAAAAGGAAAAACAGCGTTTCTTGTATTTGATCAGGATGTGCGCGAGTCCCTCAAGGCAATTGAAACTTATATAAAGAACGGACTTATTACCCAAGGCGAAATTGCAAAAGAGCTTGCGGAAAAACTTGAAATTCCTAGCGGCGAATTTGAAAAAACAATGGCAGATTATGCGCAGATTCAAAAATCAGGAAACGACCCGCTTGGCAGAAAAGCTTCCGAAATGCCGCGGCCGCTTACAAAAGCTCCGTTCTACGCTGTTGAAGTAGGTCCTGCAGTTCATCATACAATGGGCGGAATAACAATAAATACAAAGGCGCAAGTTCTAAACACAGACGGAAATCCAGTTCCCGGACTTTATGCGGCTGGAGAAGTTACAGGCGGAATTCACGGCGCAAACCGTCTTGGAGGAAACGCAGTGGCAGACATTTGCATCTATGGAAAAATCGCCGCCGACACTGCGCTTGAAGAAATAAAAAAATAA
- the tnpA gene encoding IS200/IS605 family transposase: MDEQSLAHTKWNCKYHVVFAPKYRRQIIYGKIKREVGKILRDLCERKGVEIIEAECCPDHIHMPVSIPPKYSISSIMGYLKGKSSLMIFDRFGNLKYKYGNRQFWCRGYFVDTVGRNKTAIEKYIRNQLMEDKALEQLEMKELFDPFTGEPVVLIFIEDSRIKYGNDTRSRTWE, encoded by the coding sequence ATGGATGAACAAAGTTTAGCCCATACTAAATGGAATTGCAAATATCATGTAGTGTTTGCGCCAAAGTATAGGCGACAGATAATTTACGGAAAAATAAAAAGGGAAGTAGGAAAAATACTAAGAGATCTATGCGAACGGAAAGGTGTGGAAATCATTGAGGCGGAATGCTGTCCCGACCACATACACATGCCCGTAAGTATCCCGCCCAAATACAGCATATCAAGTATAATGGGGTATCTAAAAGGAAAAAGCAGCCTTATGATATTCGATAGGTTTGGAAATTTAAAATACAAATATGGAAACCGGCAGTTTTGGTGCCGGGGATATTTCGTTGACACGGTAGGAAGAAATAAAACAGCGATAGAAAAGTATATCAGAAATCAATTGATGGAAGACAAGGCGTTAGAACAGTTAGAAATGAAAGAACTGTTTGACCCGTTTACGGGTGAGCCGGTGGTTTTGATTTTTATAGAAGATTCCCGTATCAAGTACGGGAATGACACAAGGTCTAGGACATGGGAATGA